A genome region from Pseudomonas pergaminensis includes the following:
- a CDS encoding YdgA family protein, producing MNKPAVVLLGFVVAVGVVSAGGAWYTGKQLEPVLQTAVQDANKELQRSMAGVDGTVALELVSLDRGLFSSTAHYRLKGQGSFFGEQNPNPELLIVDHIEHGPLPFSRLVSLKWLPVMATSHYALEKNATTEKWFAAAKDVSPLKGVANIGYSRSVTGNLEWLPLEFKDETSSVSFSGLNLDFDSTAEGKKVKVDGYMNSLKLDVVDANGAPFNAEFAGLTVASNLEKSTFGFYTGQNTVELSDTKLTFGPQKAVLTLKGFEQKDSSEINDNNMAGRVDYKIDEIGYQGKPVGSAAMALSLKNIDVPSGLVLTKLYQDKMQPVQAAAAAGQPVPELQLTEAEQTLAEANVNQLLAAKPHLALENLSLKTTHGESKFNLVLDLAKPTSMELPPVELGKQMVSLLDANLTLSKPMIADVAALQAQVGGVTDPKAIEQQSQMASEMVSGMAVGTQLATLVGSDVVSKLHYANNEVTFNGQKMTVEQFIGFVMSKVGAVGGAQ from the coding sequence ATGAATAAGCCAGCAGTCGTTCTTTTGGGTTTTGTTGTCGCCGTCGGCGTCGTCAGTGCAGGCGGCGCCTGGTACACCGGCAAGCAGCTGGAGCCGGTGCTGCAGACGGCTGTGCAGGACGCCAACAAGGAACTGCAACGTTCCATGGCCGGTGTCGACGGCACCGTTGCCCTGGAGCTGGTGTCCCTGGACCGTGGCCTGTTCAGCAGTACCGCGCATTACCGCCTCAAGGGCCAGGGCTCGTTCTTCGGTGAACAGAACCCGAACCCCGAGCTGCTGATTGTCGACCATATCGAACACGGCCCGCTGCCGTTCTCGCGCCTGGTGTCGCTGAAGTGGCTGCCGGTCATGGCCACCAGTCACTATGCGTTGGAAAAGAACGCCACTACCGAAAAATGGTTCGCCGCCGCCAAAGACGTGTCGCCGCTCAAAGGCGTGGCCAATATCGGCTACAGCCGTTCGGTCACCGGCAACCTTGAATGGCTGCCGCTGGAATTCAAGGACGAGACCTCCTCGGTGAGCTTCTCGGGCCTGAACCTGGATTTTGACAGCACCGCCGAGGGCAAGAAGGTCAAGGTGGATGGCTATATGAACAGCCTGAAGCTGGACGTAGTCGACGCCAATGGCGCGCCGTTCAACGCCGAGTTCGCCGGCCTGACCGTCGCCAGCAACCTGGAGAAATCCACCTTCGGTTTCTACACCGGCCAGAACACCGTAGAGCTAAGTGACACCAAGCTCACCTTTGGTCCGCAGAAAGCCGTGCTGACCCTCAAGGGTTTCGAGCAGAAAGACTCCAGTGAGATCAACGACAACAACATGGCCGGCCGTGTCGACTACAAGATCGACGAGATCGGCTACCAAGGCAAACCCGTCGGCTCTGCCGCCATGGCCCTGAGCTTGAAAAACATCGATGTGCCGTCGGGCCTGGTGCTGACCAAGCTCTACCAGGACAAGATGCAGCCGGTGCAAGCCGCTGCCGCCGCCGGCCAACCGGTGCCGGAGCTGCAATTGACCGAAGCCGAGCAAACCCTGGCCGAAGCCAACGTCAACCAATTGCTGGCCGCCAAGCCGCACCTGGCGCTGGAAAACCTGTCGCTGAAAACCACTCATGGTGAGAGCAAGTTCAACCTGGTGCTGGACCTGGCCAAGCCGACCTCCATGGAACTGCCGCCGGTGGAACTGGGCAAGCAAATGGTCTCGCTGCTGGACGCCAACCTGACCCTGTCCAAGCCGATGATCGCCGACGTTGCCGCCCTGCAAGCGCAGGTCGGTGGTGTGACCGACCCTAAGGCCATCGAGCAGCAATCCCAGATGGCCAGTGAAATGGTCAGCGGCATGGCCGTCGGCACGCAGTTGGCGACCCTGGTAGGCAGCGACGTGGTCTCCAAGCTGCATTACGCCAACAATGAAGTGACCTTCAACGGCCAGAAGATGACCGTCGAGCAGTTCATTGGCTTCGTGATGTCCAAAGTCGGTGCGGTTGGCGGCGCGCAGTAA
- the pgaA gene encoding poly-beta-1,6 N-acetyl-D-glucosamine export porin PgaA, with amino-acid sequence MLRNIPLSASGRLRLLIGVTLCSQLLMPTFAMADPAYDALIIQARNGNFTPALTQLRQLPAERQTPGQISDHLVIAGWAGQDAEVLKVYEAQGQNRNLTAQALATVAKTYRNQKQWAQAEAVYRKALLREPNNVDLQLGLALTQADGGKASEAVQRARALVAAKPDDPNRRMALGYALTRAGLQFDALNEFDQAFIRAGDKPEVAREYIVALQKARLPEPALRLSAQRPGLVDPVTQRRLEGDLAAERVRMAEFATRSEKERYVIADRALQGYDRLLARWTPDPTAHDDVLTWRIDRLGALKARARTADVIREYETLKAEGVQLPTYAVRWVAASYLDQRQPEKAEPLYRQALSAPDAEPDDRVEDTTALFYALQESDKADDAREVANTLAKSQNPRVELKGLPVGNPSDAWMDAQQLSAQAGVFGGDLPGSEAGLEALVAKAPGNVGLRLAQADMYRARDLPRRAEGILKETEAQAPRDIGLEVSQAYTAMDLQEWRQLDVLTDDVVARNPDNRQVQRLSRLRDVHDMAELRVEAYTGKSFGGGNNGDAGAVSGNRDWGIESRLYTPPIDEDWRLFAGAGYARADFEEGTGQHRWQVVGVERRTRDMTIEAEVSNHSYGDGSKQGAAVSIARDINDNWQYGGSLGYLLSTTPLRALNDGVTANGGSGFIRWRANESREWKLTLSPSHFSDGNDRFEALLSGREGLYSSSKVQVDLGLEVGASRNSKEDTVYFNPKSDFTVLPVLNINHVLYHRYETQWSQQFQVGAGTYSQRDYSTGGIGLVGYGQRFRWNDVLDAGANLSLISRPYDGDRERDLRLLVDLTYRF; translated from the coding sequence ATGCTGCGAAACATTCCACTCAGTGCCTCAGGCCGGTTACGGCTGCTCATCGGGGTAACCTTGTGCAGCCAGTTGCTGATGCCCACCTTTGCCATGGCCGACCCGGCCTATGACGCCCTGATCATCCAGGCGCGCAACGGCAACTTCACACCCGCCCTTACTCAATTGCGTCAGCTGCCTGCCGAGCGCCAGACGCCAGGCCAGATCAGCGATCACCTGGTGATTGCCGGTTGGGCCGGCCAGGATGCCGAAGTGCTGAAGGTGTACGAGGCCCAGGGTCAGAACCGCAACCTGACCGCCCAGGCGCTGGCCACGGTCGCGAAGACCTATCGTAACCAGAAGCAGTGGGCGCAGGCCGAGGCGGTCTATCGCAAGGCGCTGCTGCGTGAGCCGAACAATGTCGACCTGCAACTGGGTCTGGCTCTCACTCAGGCAGACGGCGGTAAAGCCAGCGAAGCGGTGCAACGCGCCCGCGCGCTGGTGGCCGCCAAGCCCGATGACCCCAACCGGCGCATGGCCCTCGGCTACGCGCTGACCCGCGCTGGCTTGCAGTTCGACGCGCTGAATGAATTCGACCAGGCGTTTATCCGCGCCGGCGACAAACCGGAAGTGGCTCGCGAATACATCGTCGCCCTGCAAAAAGCCCGCTTGCCTGAGCCTGCGCTGCGCCTGTCGGCCCAGCGGCCAGGGCTTGTAGACCCTGTGACCCAACGTCGCCTGGAAGGTGACTTGGCTGCCGAGCGCGTGCGCATGGCCGAGTTCGCCACGCGCTCCGAGAAGGAACGCTACGTCATCGCTGACCGGGCGTTGCAGGGTTACGACCGACTCCTTGCCCGTTGGACCCCGGACCCCACCGCCCATGACGACGTGCTGACCTGGCGCATTGACCGCCTGGGCGCGCTCAAAGCCCGCGCGCGCACCGCTGACGTGATCCGCGAGTACGAAACCCTCAAGGCCGAAGGTGTGCAATTGCCCACCTACGCCGTGCGTTGGGTGGCGGCGTCCTACCTCGATCAGCGCCAGCCGGAAAAAGCCGAACCGTTATACCGCCAGGCGCTGAGTGCGCCCGACGCCGAACCCGATGATCGGGTCGAAGACACCACGGCGCTGTTCTACGCCTTGCAGGAAAGCGACAAAGCCGACGACGCGCGCGAGGTCGCCAACACCCTGGCCAAAAGCCAAAACCCACGGGTTGAACTCAAGGGCTTGCCCGTTGGCAACCCCAGCGACGCATGGATGGACGCGCAGCAACTGTCTGCCCAGGCTGGCGTCTTTGGCGGCGACCTGCCAGGCAGCGAGGCCGGCCTGGAAGCGCTGGTGGCCAAGGCCCCAGGCAATGTCGGCTTGCGCCTGGCCCAGGCCGATATGTACCGCGCCCGCGACTTGCCACGGCGCGCCGAAGGCATTCTCAAGGAAACCGAGGCCCAGGCCCCGCGCGATATTGGCCTGGAAGTGAGCCAGGCCTACACCGCGATGGACTTGCAGGAGTGGCGCCAGCTCGACGTGCTGACCGATGACGTGGTCGCACGTAACCCGGATAACCGCCAGGTGCAGCGCCTCAGCCGCCTGCGCGATGTGCATGACATGGCCGAGCTGCGGGTCGAGGCCTACACCGGCAAAAGCTTCGGCGGCGGCAACAACGGCGATGCGGGGGCGGTGTCGGGGAACCGTGACTGGGGCATCGAAAGCCGTCTCTACACGCCACCCATCGACGAAGACTGGCGCCTGTTCGCCGGTGCCGGCTATGCCCGCGCCGATTTCGAAGAAGGCACCGGCCAGCACCGATGGCAGGTTGTCGGCGTCGAGCGGCGTACCCGCGACATGACCATTGAAGCCGAGGTCTCCAACCACTCCTACGGCGACGGCTCCAAACAAGGCGCCGCCGTGTCGATTGCCCGCGACATCAATGACAACTGGCAATACGGCGGCAGCCTGGGCTACCTCCTGTCCACCACGCCCCTGCGGGCGTTGAATGACGGCGTCACAGCCAACGGCGGTAGCGGTTTTATCCGCTGGCGCGCCAACGAAAGCCGTGAATGGAAGCTGACCCTCAGCCCCTCCCATTTCAGTGATGGCAATGACCGCTTCGAAGCCTTGCTCAGCGGCCGCGAAGGCCTCTACAGCTCGTCCAAAGTGCAAGTGGACCTGGGCCTCGAAGTGGGTGCCAGCCGCAACAGCAAGGAAGACACGGTCTACTTCAACCCGAAGTCGGACTTCACCGTGTTGCCGGTCCTCAATATCAACCATGTGCTCTATCACCGCTACGAGACCCAGTGGAGTCAGCAGTTCCAGGTCGGTGCGGGTACGTATAGCCAGCGGGATTATTCCACCGGTGGCATCGGTCTGGTGGGCTACGGCCAACGCTTTCGCTGGAACGATGTCCTGGACGCCGGCGCCAACCTGAGCCTGATCAGCCGACCTTACGACGGTGATCGCGAACGCGATCTGCGCCTGCTCGTCGACCTCACTTACCGTTTCTAG
- the pgaB gene encoding poly-beta-1,6-N-acetyl-D-glucosamine N-deacetylase PgaB produces MTVLSRCLLILGVMLASACAQQPAPFTPPAERPTPANEAPWPKNHFLGIAYHDVEDRDPDQAVVAVRTERLIEQLAWLRENGYQAVSVDQILAARNGGPALPPKAIMLSFDDGYSSFYTRVMPILRAYHWPALLAPVGYWIDTPLNKPVDFAGQPRPRGEFLTWQQIREVSQSGLVEIAAHTDASHTGILANPQGNLEPAATSLRFDPATGRYESQAQFDARMRADVVAISNKIQKVTGKKPRVWVWPYGAAKGTSLAIVGEQGYQMALTLEDGLDSSNDLMNSPRFLVASDPDGEHFANSIVAAQAKAPLRVLHVDLDNVYDPDPAQQARNLDQLVQRVVDMGAGTVFLQAFADPKGDGLVHELYFPNRHLPVRADLFNRVSWQLHTRAHTAVYAWMPVLSFALDPKLPRVTRWDPETGKVGLDPDQYKRLSPFDPQVRKIIGEIYEDLARNNAIDGVLYHDDAVFNDFEDASPAALKAYAANGLPNTIEALRADPAVMQRWTRFKSRYLIDFTHELTAKVRAIGGPQVQTARNIFAEPMLNPGSETWFAQNLDDFLQTYDWTAPMAMPLMEGQEYKTSNAWLEKLVATVKSRPGALERTVFELQAKDWRTKEAPDINAKQMAEWMGVLKRQGVTSFGYYPDNFLENSPDLKTVRPALSNQWNP; encoded by the coding sequence ATGACCGTCCTCAGCCGATGCTTGTTGATTCTGGGCGTAATGCTGGCCAGTGCCTGTGCCCAGCAACCCGCGCCTTTCACTCCACCCGCCGAGCGGCCGACACCGGCCAACGAAGCGCCGTGGCCGAAAAACCATTTCCTGGGCATTGCCTACCACGACGTCGAGGATCGCGACCCCGATCAGGCGGTGGTGGCGGTGCGCACCGAACGTCTGATCGAGCAGTTGGCCTGGCTGCGCGAGAACGGCTACCAGGCGGTCAGCGTCGACCAGATCCTGGCGGCCCGCAACGGTGGGCCGGCGTTACCGCCCAAAGCCATCATGCTCAGCTTCGATGATGGTTATTCCAGCTTCTACACACGGGTGATGCCGATCCTGCGCGCCTACCACTGGCCAGCGTTGTTGGCGCCCGTGGGCTATTGGATCGATACGCCACTGAACAAACCGGTGGATTTCGCTGGCCAGCCACGGCCGCGTGGCGAATTCCTCACCTGGCAGCAGATCCGCGAAGTGTCCCAGTCAGGCCTTGTGGAAATCGCGGCGCACACCGATGCCAGCCACACCGGCATCCTCGCCAACCCCCAAGGCAACCTGGAGCCGGCGGCGACCTCGCTGCGCTTTGACCCGGCCACGGGGCGCTATGAAAGCCAGGCGCAGTTCGATGCACGGATGCGTGCCGATGTGGTGGCGATTTCCAACAAAATCCAAAAGGTCACCGGCAAGAAACCGCGCGTGTGGGTATGGCCGTACGGTGCAGCCAAGGGCACTTCACTGGCGATCGTCGGCGAGCAGGGCTATCAGATGGCCCTGACCCTGGAAGATGGCCTCGACAGCTCGAATGACTTGATGAACAGCCCACGCTTCCTGGTGGCCTCCGACCCGGACGGCGAGCACTTCGCCAACAGCATCGTCGCGGCGCAAGCCAAGGCACCGCTGCGCGTGTTGCACGTGGACCTGGATAACGTCTACGACCCGGACCCGGCCCAACAGGCCCGCAACCTCGACCAGCTGGTGCAGAGGGTGGTCGACATGGGCGCAGGCACCGTGTTCCTGCAAGCCTTCGCCGACCCCAAGGGCGACGGCCTGGTGCATGAGCTGTACTTCCCCAACCGCCACTTACCGGTACGTGCCGACTTGTTCAACCGCGTCTCCTGGCAATTGCACACCCGTGCCCATACGGCGGTGTATGCCTGGATGCCGGTGCTCAGTTTCGCCCTCGACCCCAAGCTGCCACGCGTGACGCGCTGGGACCCGGAAACCGGCAAGGTCGGCCTCGACCCGGACCAATATAAGCGCCTGTCGCCGTTTGACCCGCAGGTGCGCAAGATCATCGGCGAGATCTACGAGGACCTGGCACGCAACAACGCCATCGACGGTGTGCTGTACCACGACGACGCCGTGTTCAACGATTTCGAAGATGCCAGCCCGGCCGCGCTCAAGGCGTATGCCGCCAACGGCCTGCCAAACACCATCGAGGCCCTGCGTGCCGACCCGGCCGTGATGCAACGCTGGACGCGCTTCAAGAGCCGCTACTTGATCGACTTCACCCATGAGCTGACCGCCAAGGTCCGTGCTATCGGTGGGCCGCAGGTGCAGACCGCGCGCAATATCTTCGCCGAGCCGATGCTCAATCCGGGCAGCGAAACCTGGTTTGCGCAGAACCTCGATGACTTCCTCCAGACCTATGACTGGACCGCGCCCATGGCCATGCCGCTGATGGAAGGCCAGGAGTACAAGACCTCCAACGCCTGGCTGGAGAAGCTGGTGGCGACGGTGAAATCGCGCCCTGGCGCGTTGGAACGCACGGTATTTGAACTGCAAGCCAAAGACTGGCGCACCAAAGAAGCGCCGGATATCAATGCCAAGCAAATGGCTGAATGGATGGGTGTGCTCAAGCGCCAGGGGGTCACGAGTTTTGGTTACTACCCGGACAACTTCCTGGAAAACTCCCCGGACCTGAAGACTGTGCGTCCGGCCCTTTCCAACCAATGGAACCCTTGA
- the pgaC gene encoding poly-beta-1,6-N-acetyl-D-glucosamine synthase: protein MFDRILALFVLALVLGVPLGLIFLVTGQFLMDFVFFYPLFMSALWIAGGLYFWLHWERHWPWEEDTPAPTLAGNPLISIIIPCYNEGDNAADTMRAALGQVYANIEVIAVNDGSTDNTAAVLDALALEHPRLRVLHLAQNQGKAVALRMGAVAARSEYLVCIDGDALLDKNAAAYMVAPMLDNPRLGAVTGNPRIRTRSTLIGRVQVGEFSSIIGLIKRTQRVFGRIFTVSGVVVAFRKKALDRIDYWSTDMITEDIDVSWKLQLDHWSIFYEPRALCWILMPETVGGLWKQRLRWAQGGAEVLFKNIRGIWQWRHRYLWPLLFEYCLSTGWAFTFLLSVIFYVLGKFMVLPPAIAVDSLVPPAFTGLVLAMVCLLQFAVSIIIDRRYEKDLWKTLFWTVWYPMVFWLVSLFTTLVSFPKVLFNQHQKRARWVSPDRGIKPTEEEA, encoded by the coding sequence ATGTTCGACAGAATCCTGGCTTTATTCGTGCTGGCATTGGTATTGGGCGTGCCCCTGGGCCTGATCTTCCTGGTCACCGGGCAGTTCCTGATGGACTTCGTGTTTTTCTACCCGCTGTTCATGTCGGCGTTGTGGATCGCAGGCGGCCTGTATTTCTGGCTGCACTGGGAGCGCCATTGGCCGTGGGAAGAGGACACACCGGCCCCCACCTTGGCCGGCAACCCGCTGATCTCGATCATCATCCCTTGCTACAACGAAGGCGATAACGCCGCCGATACCATGCGTGCGGCGCTGGGGCAGGTGTATGCGAACATTGAAGTGATCGCAGTAAACGATGGCTCCACAGACAACACCGCTGCGGTGCTCGATGCGTTGGCACTGGAACACCCACGCCTGCGCGTACTGCACCTGGCGCAGAACCAAGGCAAGGCCGTGGCCTTGCGCATGGGCGCAGTTGCCGCGCGCAGCGAGTACCTGGTGTGCATCGACGGTGACGCGTTGCTGGATAAAAACGCGGCGGCCTACATGGTCGCGCCGATGCTCGATAACCCGCGCCTGGGCGCCGTGACCGGCAACCCGCGCATTCGTACACGCTCGACTTTGATCGGCCGCGTGCAGGTGGGTGAGTTCTCGTCGATCATCGGTTTGATCAAGCGCACGCAGCGGGTGTTCGGCCGGATCTTCACGGTGTCGGGTGTGGTGGTAGCGTTCCGTAAAAAGGCGCTCGACCGCATCGACTACTGGAGCACCGACATGATCACCGAGGACATCGATGTCAGTTGGAAGCTGCAGCTCGATCACTGGAGCATCTTTTACGAGCCACGCGCCCTGTGCTGGATCCTGATGCCCGAGACTGTCGGCGGCCTGTGGAAGCAGCGCCTGCGTTGGGCCCAGGGCGGTGCTGAAGTGCTGTTCAAAAATATCCGTGGCATCTGGCAATGGCGCCATCGCTACCTGTGGCCGCTGCTGTTCGAATACTGCCTGTCCACCGGTTGGGCGTTTACCTTCCTGTTGTCGGTGATCTTCTACGTGCTTGGCAAGTTCATGGTGTTGCCACCGGCGATCGCGGTGGACTCCCTGGTCCCGCCAGCGTTTACCGGCCTGGTGCTGGCGATGGTGTGCCTGTTGCAGTTTGCGGTGAGCATCATCATCGACCGCCGCTACGAGAAAGACCTGTGGAAGACTCTGTTCTGGACCGTGTGGTACCCGATGGTGTTCTGGCTGGTCAGCCTGTTCACCACCCTGGTCAGTTTTCCCAAGGTGCTGTTCAACCAGCATCAGAAGCGTGCGCGCTGGGTCAGCCCTGATCGCGGCATCAAACCTACTGAAGAGGAGGCGTGA
- the pgaD gene encoding poly-beta-1,6-N-acetyl-D-glucosamine biosynthesis protein PgaD has translation MKLVRTRQRTVMWIIDVLLTLMAWAGLIWLLARGISSMLETHGGPRIEAPIFAALNTLQIYLWIALFNAVILISWARYQQRRGRKFAQRRAEAKALTDQNLNESFSLGEGDLEQLRRPGVLVIHNDEDGGVAEVKSHVSRDVEKPGLTLVSGKDQNKDAS, from the coding sequence ATGAAACTGGTCAGAACCCGCCAACGTACGGTGATGTGGATTATCGATGTGCTGTTGACCCTGATGGCCTGGGCCGGGTTGATCTGGCTGCTGGCGCGCGGGATAAGCTCGATGCTGGAAACCCACGGTGGGCCGCGGATCGAGGCGCCGATTTTTGCCGCCCTCAACACCCTGCAGATCTACCTGTGGATCGCCCTGTTCAACGCCGTGATCCTGATCAGCTGGGCGCGCTACCAGCAGCGCCGAGGCCGCAAGTTTGCCCAGCGCCGGGCCGAGGCCAAGGCCCTGACCGACCAGAACCTGAACGAAAGTTTCAGCCTGGGCGAAGGCGACCTGGAGCAGCTGCGTCGACCGGGTGTGCTGGTGATCCATAACGACGAGGACGGCGGTGTTGCCGAAGTGAAATCCCACGTTTCCCGTGATGTGGAGAAGCCTGGGCTGACCCTGGTGTCGGGCAAGGACCAGAATAAAGACGCCAGCTAG
- a CDS encoding ShlB/FhaC/HecB family hemolysin secretion/activation protein gives MSLLLPRTRYLLCTFLLAYLSLNSAMAAPTPGDQDLIRDRQNRLLEEQRRRLEELQDLPGKDTKPQAPALPADTRCFPIQDIELKGADSLSAADRTRLLKPYIGQCLGVTQLNELLKVITDDYIAKGRVTSRAYLPQQDLSSGHLQVLVVEGKLEGIKGAQGSTVTDRELAMAFPGKVGEALNLREVEQLVDQLSRLPSKQAQMELTPGTQIGGSEVLVKNQPQKPWRASLSRNNDGQKSTGEQQWGAGLEWDSPLGLADQLILRGGHDAISDHQKTSKNSMLYYNVPWGWWNFSYTYSESEYRAPGDLDGYKYKQTGDSQNHQVRAERVVHRDDVSKTSVNVGLTHLRTNNYFNDERLDVSSNRLSEFQVGINHGRRIGSAFVNLDVGMQNGTGAFDAQKDDQERIRGNLTPTPRYRKYTATVSYLQPFTLWGESLSFSSLATGQRSEDVLYPAQRMSLGGSYSVRGFKDQQLTGDSGGYWRNEVRWARPVTLDWMRPAFAEYGASVGYDQGVIRNDRYNDDQHGRVSSNSLELFARGKNVSTSVTFAHSLERPGVMTEREAPIYFRLDFYL, from the coding sequence ATGTCTTTGTTATTGCCACGGACCCGGTACCTGCTGTGCACTTTCCTGCTCGCTTATTTGAGCCTGAACAGCGCCATGGCCGCCCCTACGCCTGGGGATCAAGACCTGATCCGCGACCGGCAGAACCGGCTCCTTGAAGAGCAGCGCCGGCGCCTGGAAGAGCTTCAGGACCTGCCCGGCAAAGACACCAAGCCCCAGGCCCCGGCGCTGCCGGCGGATACGCGTTGCTTTCCCATCCAGGACATCGAACTCAAGGGCGCCGACAGCCTGTCCGCCGCCGACCGCACGCGCTTGCTCAAACCCTATATCGGCCAATGCCTGGGCGTTACGCAGCTCAATGAACTGCTCAAGGTCATCACCGACGACTACATCGCCAAGGGCCGCGTCACCAGCCGCGCCTACTTGCCACAACAGGACCTTTCCAGCGGCCATCTGCAAGTGCTGGTGGTCGAAGGCAAACTCGAAGGCATCAAGGGCGCCCAGGGCAGCACGGTCACCGACCGCGAACTGGCCATGGCGTTTCCCGGCAAGGTCGGTGAAGCGCTCAACCTGCGCGAAGTCGAACAATTGGTGGATCAACTGAGCCGCCTGCCGTCCAAACAGGCGCAAATGGAACTGACCCCCGGCACCCAGATCGGCGGCAGCGAAGTGCTGGTCAAAAACCAGCCGCAAAAACCCTGGCGCGCCAGCCTGTCGCGCAATAACGACGGCCAGAAAAGCACCGGCGAACAGCAGTGGGGCGCCGGCCTTGAGTGGGACAGCCCGCTGGGCCTGGCCGATCAACTGATCCTGCGCGGCGGCCACGACGCCATCAGCGACCATCAGAAAACCTCGAAAAACAGCATGCTGTATTACAACGTGCCGTGGGGCTGGTGGAACTTCAGTTACACCTACAGCGAGAGCGAGTACCGCGCGCCGGGCGACCTTGACGGCTACAAGTACAAGCAAACGGGCGACAGCCAGAACCACCAGGTGCGTGCCGAGCGCGTGGTGCATCGCGATGACGTGAGCAAGACCTCGGTCAACGTCGGCCTGACCCATCTGCGCACCAACAACTACTTCAACGACGAGCGCCTGGACGTCAGCAGCAACCGCCTCAGCGAGTTCCAGGTGGGCATCAACCACGGGCGCCGCATCGGTAGCGCCTTCGTCAACCTGGATGTCGGCATGCAGAACGGCACCGGTGCCTTTGACGCCCAAAAGGACGACCAGGAACGCATCCGCGGCAACCTCACCCCAACCCCGCGCTACCGCAAATACACCGCCACCGTGAGCTACCTGCAACCCTTCACGCTGTGGGGCGAATCGTTGAGTTTTTCCAGCCTGGCCACCGGACAGCGCAGTGAGGACGTGCTGTATCCGGCGCAACGCATGAGTCTCGGCGGCTCGTACTCGGTGCGCGGGTTCAAGGACCAGCAACTGACCGGCGACAGCGGCGGCTACTGGCGCAACGAAGTGCGCTGGGCACGCCCGGTGACCCTCGACTGGATGCGCCCCGCCTTTGCCGAATACGGCGCCAGCGTCGGCTATGACCAGGGCGTGATTCGCAACGATCGCTACAACGATGACCAGCACGGCAGGGTTTCGAGTAACTCCCTGGAGCTGTTCGCTCGCGGCAAAAACGTCAGCACCAGCGTGACCTTTGCCCACTCCCTGGAGCGACCTGGCGTGATGACCGAGCGCGAAGCGCCGATCTATTTCCGCCTGGATTTCTACCTGTAA